Proteins found in one Eriocheir sinensis breed Jianghai 21 chromosome 43, ASM2467909v1, whole genome shotgun sequence genomic segment:
- the LOC127010300 gene encoding FMRF-amide neuropeptides-like yields the protein MAGFSIVMAVAWVLVLGVTWTLASPLAPVPTALESPSAAHHTAAGDPLEAPQEKRLLKYLIPSGGSWMPTQMEGSKRGYNKNYLRFGRSEEDKRDGRNFLRFGRGGEDIDMDDLENFPETEDSVEKRNRNFLRFGRDRNFLRFGRSDAEDFGLPGGPLAFANGMQDEDLLEDIPLDEKRAGHRNYLRFGRGGIKNRFGRAGNRNFIRFGRSVDRQLKEEKTRDTTLNPTAAPHSPAKTQESHRSKRSASPYNQIMMPSRGPVAWGIDYQPEEEEELDESLDAPEVTKRAYNKSFLRFGRDRNFLRFGKRNDAPTEFEMEPPTYPRFQRAPYVVRFG from the exons ATTCAGTATCGTGATGGCCGTCGCGTGGGTATTGGTACTTGGCGTGACGTGGACCCTCGCCTCACCCCTCGCCCCCGTGCCCACCGCCCTCGAATCCCCCTCCGCCGCCCACCACACGGCCGCCGGCGACCCCCTCGAAGCCCCCCAGGAGAAAAGGCTGCTTAAGTACCTCATCCCCAGCGGTGGCTCATGGATGCCCACGCAGATGGAAGGCTCGAAGAGAGGTTACAACAAGAACTACCTCAg GTTCGGGCGAAgtgaagaagacaagagagaCGGTCGTAATTTCCTgag GTTCGGTCGTGGCGGCGAAGACATCGACATGGACGACCTCGAAAATTTCCCCGAAACCGAAGATTCCGTCGAGAAGAGAAACCGCAACTTCCTCCGCTTCGGCCGCGATCGCAACTTCCTGAGGTTCGGCCGCTCTGACGCTGAGGATTTCGGTCTGCCCGGTGGCCCCCTCGCTTTTGCTAATGGTATGCAGGATGAGGACTTGCTCGAGGATATCCCACTGGACGAGAAGCGCGCCGGTCACAGGAACTACCTTCGCTTCGGTCGCGGCGGCATCAAGAACAG gTTCGGACGTGCCGGCAACCGCAACTTCATTCGCTTCGGCCGCTCCGTTGACCGCcaactgaaggaggagaagacccgTGACACCACCCTGAACCCCACCGCCGCCCCCCACTCCCCAGCCAAGACCCAGGAGTCCCACCGTTCCAAGAGGTCCGCCAGTCCCTACAACCAGATCATGATGCCTTCCCGCGGACCCGTCGCCTGGGGCATCGACTACCAgcccgaggaagaggaggagctcgaCGAATCCCTGGACGCCCCTGAGGTCACCAAGCGTGCCTACAACAAAAGCTTCCTGCGCTTCGGCCGCGATCGCAACTTCCTCAGATTTGGCAAGAGGAACGACGCCCCCACCGAGTTCGAGATGGAGCCCCCCACCTACCCCCGCTTCCAAAGGGCCCCCTACGTAGTGAGATTCGGTTAA